Within the Bradyrhizobium cosmicum genome, the region CGAGAAGCCGGCAAGGCGCGCAATCGCGCCGAGCACGATCACCACGAACAGGATGCTGGTCAGATAGAACGTGCCGATCAGGGCGGCGAGGTTGAGCAGCGAGCCGAGACCGTAGGCGCCGACGGTGAAGGCCATCGCGCCGAATGCGCCGATCGGCGCCACGCGCACGATGATGCGGATGATGCCGAAGAACGTCTTTGCGGCCTTGTCGATCGCCTCCGCGATCGGCTCGCCGGCCTTGCCGAGGAAGGCGATGGCGAAGCCGGAGAGGATCGAGACCAGCAAGACCTGCAAGAGGTCGCCGCGCGCAATCGCGCCCACATAGCTGTCGGGAATGATCGCCATCAGATGGGCGACGATGCCGTCTTCGTGGGCCTTGTTGACATAGGTCGCCACCGACTTCGGGTCGATCGTGGCGGGATCGATATTGAAGCCGTTGCCGGGCTGGAGAATCTCGCCGACCAACAGGCCGATCGCGAGCGCCACCGTAGACACCGTCTCGAAATAGATCAGCGACTTCAGACCGACCCGGCCGACCCGCTTGAGATCGCCCATCGAGGAGATGCCGTGTACCACGGTGCAGAAGATGACGGGTGCGATCATCATCTTGATCAGCGCGATGAAGCCGTCGCCGAGCGGCTTCAGCGCCTTGCCGAGATCAGGATAGACATAGCCGATGAGCACCCCGAGCGCGATCGCGATCAGGACCTGGACATAGAGGATCGTGTACCAGGGCTGATGCCGGCGATGGATGGCTGGCTGGATCGCAACTTGTGTCATATCGTAGGCCCCGGAACGCTTTGATTTTGCAGGAATTGACCTTGCATGATTTGCATCATGTGATGGCCGCCGCAGAAGCGACAATCACATTTTTGTCGGAACGCACGAAGATCGGCCGCTGCACCGCAACTGGTCGGCATCCGTCTCTGCAACCGGCATCGGCTGCCGATCATGCCGGTCAGGCGATGGAACCAAAATCCCGGCCCGTTGATGAAATCTCGCGACCTCAAGATGATCTGGAGCCGACCATGCCGCAAACCGATCGTTCACCCCAGTTTCCCTCGCGCCTCATCGGCCAATATGCACTGGTGACCGGTGCATCGCAGGGCATCGGCCGCGCGGTGGCGATTCGCCTCGCCCAGGAGGGCGCGACGGTTGCCATCAATTATTTCGGTCATGTGGAGAGGGCGGAGGAAACGCTCGCGCTCGCACGGAAAGCATCGAGCGATCGCGGCCACATCGGGCTCGATCATGTCGTCGTGCAGGCGGACGTCGCCAACGAGAAGGAAATTGCCGCGATGTTCGAGACGATCCTGGCGCGCTGGAAGCGGCTCGACTGCCTCGTCAACAATGCCGGCTTCCAGGCGGAATCGCCGAGCGAGGCGCTCGACGTCGAAACCTATCGCCGCATCATCGACGTGAACCTCAACGGTGCCGTGCTCTGCGCGCAGAAGGCGCTGGCGCATTTCGTGGCGCGCGGCGCGGGCGGCAGCATCATCAATTGCTCCAGCGTCCACCAGATCATTCCAAAGCCCGGCTATCTCGCTTATTCGATCAGCAAGGGCGGGATGGCCAATCTGACGCGGACGCTGGCGCTGGAGTTCGCTGGCCGGGGCATTCGGGTCAACGCGGTCGGGCCGGGCGCGATCGACACGCCGATCAATGCAGCCTGGACCGACGACCCGAAAAAGCGCGGCGACGTCACGGGTCACATTCCGCTCGGCCGTGTCGGAACGCCGGAAGAGATCGCCGCCGTGTTCGCCTTCCTGGCGTCGGACGATGCGAGCTACATCACCGGGCAGACGATCTACGCCTGCGGAGGCCTGACGCTATTCCCCGAGTTCCGCGAGAACTGGGCGAGCTAGATCAGGGCAAGTTCGAGCGGACAGTTTCAGAAATCTCCCGCGACCAGATCGTAAGAGCCCCTGCTGCCCCGAACATATTTCCGGGCCGCAGCGGCACATATCAGGTCGCGGTGGGAATCGAACGCGTTCAGAAAGCCCGACTCGTTGGGATTGGCGCCCGGCTGGATATGCTTCAATGCGCCCTCATCGATGTAGAACGAGGCCTCGATGGCGCTGTCGTGTCCCCAGAACCGCACGGCTCGTCGGGTCCGGTCATATGAGCGGCTGTGATTTGGAAAATCAATCATGGTTCGGGCCCGATCAGGTTCAGGTGCCAGCGTCGGCTTGGACGAGGCACTTTTGCGGAGGCGACACTCGGCAGATACGTCAAGGACACGGACACTTCGTCGAGATGCGGTTAGGCCCATCCTTGGGAGAGCCGCGCGGCGCAGGGAGACGGCTGCTGCGAGTCGGGTGCGCTACTGGCGACCATGATGCTATAGCCCTGTTCAATGCATATTGTGGCGATTAGTTTCAGCCGGACCTCGTTATTCGGCGAAAGATCACTATATCCGACTTATCATCGCGCGCCCCTCGGCTGTTATCGGTGACTGAGAGCATTGCGCTCCCGCCGTGATCAAGAGGCGGTCGATATGTCGGATTCTCCTGG harbors:
- a CDS encoding dicarboxylate/amino acid:cation symporter, translated to MTQVAIQPAIHRRHQPWYTILYVQVLIAIALGVLIGYVYPDLGKALKPLGDGFIALIKMMIAPVIFCTVVHGISSMGDLKRVGRVGLKSLIYFETVSTVALAIGLLVGEILQPGNGFNIDPATIDPKSVATYVNKAHEDGIVAHLMAIIPDSYVGAIARGDLLQVLLVSILSGFAIAFLGKAGEPIAEAIDKAAKTFFGIIRIIVRVAPIGAFGAMAFTVGAYGLGSLLNLAALIGTFYLTSILFVVIVLGAIARLAGFSILRFIAYIKDELLIVLGTSSSETVLPQMIQKMEHLGASRSVVGLVIPTGYSFNLDGTNIYMTLATLFLAQATNTHLTIWQELGILGIAMITSKGASGVTGAGFITLAATLSIVPDIPIQSIAILVGIDKFMSECRALTNLIGNGVACVVISISEGELDRDALHETMAHPLEMGEALEPGGSAAS
- a CDS encoding SDR family oxidoreductase encodes the protein MPQTDRSPQFPSRLIGQYALVTGASQGIGRAVAIRLAQEGATVAINYFGHVERAEETLALARKASSDRGHIGLDHVVVQADVANEKEIAAMFETILARWKRLDCLVNNAGFQAESPSEALDVETYRRIIDVNLNGAVLCAQKALAHFVARGAGGSIINCSSVHQIIPKPGYLAYSISKGGMANLTRTLALEFAGRGIRVNAVGPGAIDTPINAAWTDDPKKRGDVTGHIPLGRVGTPEEIAAVFAFLASDDASYITGQTIYACGGLTLFPEFRENWAS
- a CDS encoding DUF1488 family protein; translated protein: MRFWGHDSAIEASFYIDEGALKHIQPGANPNESGFLNAFDSHRDLICAAAARKYVRGSRGSYDLVAGDF